A window of Desulfurellaceae bacterium genomic DNA:
AGGTTCTCTTTCGCAGGACAAGCTGCTCGCCACGCGAAACGATCTCAATGGCAGAGCCCTCACGCACGCCCCATTGCTCAGCAATGGACTTGGGAATGCGGACGGCTAGGCTACTGCCCCATTTGGAGATATGAGATTTCGTGCCCATGAGAACATCCTCCCTAGAGCGGTTCACCATTATCTGTAGCCACAATGCTGGAAGTAATGATGGCATTCGCGGGGAGAGAAGCCCGTCAAGG
This region includes:
- a CDS encoding AbrB/MazE/SpoVT family DNA-binding domain-containing protein, with translation MGTKSHISKWGSSLAVRIPKSIAEQWGVREGSAIEIVSRGEQLVLRKRTYKLTDMLAQVTAENLHPELDTGPVQGNEEW